The Aureibacillus halotolerans genome includes a region encoding these proteins:
- a CDS encoding RNA polymerase sigma factor, with protein sequence MIVQEDIQAAANGDEEAFQTIVESYGPSLYRAVLGVLRDPEEAKDATQEALIKIYRSLPSFEGRGLKTWMTRIAVNHAIDMKRKKQREYLKWEKACNEPDDPQEAVDFGLIQTELQHRIRERVQDIPERYRGVMVGYYLEGKTYEEMAASLQVKPKSVEIKLYRARQWLRKHWDKEDFE encoded by the coding sequence ATGATCGTTCAAGAAGATATTCAGGCTGCTGCGAATGGTGACGAGGAAGCTTTTCAAACCATTGTGGAATCGTATGGACCGTCGCTTTACAGAGCTGTTTTAGGTGTTCTGCGAGATCCGGAAGAAGCAAAGGATGCGACGCAGGAAGCCTTAATTAAAATATATAGATCGTTACCTTCTTTTGAAGGAAGAGGGTTAAAAACATGGATGACACGAATTGCTGTCAACCACGCCATTGATATGAAGCGCAAAAAGCAACGTGAGTATTTAAAGTGGGAAAAAGCATGTAACGAGCCTGATGATCCTCAAGAGGCCGTAGATTTTGGATTGATTCAAACAGAACTTCAGCACAGGATTCGTGAGCGTGTGCAAGACATTCCTGAACGATATCGAGGGGTCATGGTTGGATACTACCTAGAAGGGAAGACGTATGAAGAAATGGCTGCCTCGTTACAAGTGAAACCTAAATCGGTAGAAATTAAATTATATCGTGCTCGGCAATGGTTGCGGAAGCATTGGGATAAGGAGGATTTTGAATGA
- a CDS encoding carbon-nitrogen family hydrolase: MKIAIIQMDIVFGDPRENMKNAAALIARAVEESAPDVVMLPELWTTGYDLERLDEITEFGAEDVRAFVKQQAVKHGIHLVAGSVANRSEAGVANTMLVYDKTGEEICSYSKAHLFRLMNEEKYLIAGESSGHFSMDGVACAGMICYDIRFPEWMRKHAVEGTEVFFVVAEWPAPRTDHWRALLQSRAIENQAFVVACNRVGSDPANTFGGHSMVISPWGEILAEADEDAAILIATIDRKQVNEIRNKITVFEDRRPSLYTK; encoded by the coding sequence ATGAAGATTGCCATTATTCAAATGGATATTGTGTTTGGAGATCCACGCGAGAATATGAAAAACGCAGCAGCGCTTATTGCACGTGCGGTTGAAGAAAGTGCACCTGATGTTGTCATGCTTCCTGAGCTTTGGACAACAGGATACGACCTTGAACGTCTCGATGAGATTACTGAGTTTGGTGCAGAGGATGTACGCGCATTTGTGAAACAGCAAGCAGTAAAGCATGGCATTCACCTTGTTGCAGGCTCTGTTGCAAATCGTTCGGAGGCAGGCGTAGCAAATACGATGCTCGTGTACGACAAAACAGGCGAAGAAATTTGCAGCTATAGCAAGGCCCACTTGTTTCGATTGATGAACGAAGAAAAGTATCTCATTGCAGGAGAAAGTAGTGGTCATTTCTCAATGGATGGGGTCGCATGTGCGGGAATGATTTGTTATGATATTCGTTTTCCTGAATGGATGCGAAAACATGCCGTTGAAGGAACAGAAGTATTTTTCGTCGTCGCCGAATGGCCAGCACCGCGTACAGATCATTGGAGAGCCCTTTTGCAAAGCCGTGCGATCGAGAACCAGGCTTTCGTCGTCGCCTGCAATCGTGTCGGGTCTGATCCGGCCAATACATTTGGAGGCCACTCAATGGTCATTTCCCCTTGGGGAGAAATCCTCGCTGAAGCAGATGAGGATGCCGCCATTTTGATCGCCACAATTGATCGGAAGCAAGTGAATGAAATTCGTAACAAAATCACAGTGTTCGAAGATCGACGACCGAGTTTGTATACGAAATAA
- a CDS encoding cation diffusion facilitator family transporter, whose amino-acid sequence MKEDLRRMADRGVWISIAAYIVLSVGKIVFSIMFDSKALLADGLNNASDIVASIAVLVGLKISRKPPDADHKYGHSRAETIASMVASFIMVTIGLQVVYNAILALWRGDVSSPDPSAIYVALAGVIVMGGVSIYNHRLAKKTKSLALKAVAKDNLSDALVSIGAAVGILGAALYITWLDPAAAVIVGCVILKTAWDIFSEATHMLTDGFQTDRLEEYHTIISNVSGVKKTTDIKARMYGNQAVVDVTIEVDKDISVEESHRITDDIEDQMHQSYGVEMTHIHIEPNETEEHK is encoded by the coding sequence ATGAAAGAGGATCTAAGGCGAATGGCAGACAGAGGCGTGTGGATATCAATTGCTGCTTATATTGTGTTGTCTGTGGGTAAGATCGTATTTAGCATTATGTTTGATTCAAAGGCGTTGCTCGCAGATGGCTTAAACAATGCATCTGACATTGTCGCCTCCATTGCTGTGCTAGTTGGTTTGAAAATCTCTAGGAAACCTCCTGATGCGGATCATAAGTACGGTCACTCTCGTGCAGAAACGATTGCGTCAATGGTGGCTTCCTTTATCATGGTAACGATTGGTCTTCAGGTCGTGTATAATGCAATTTTAGCGTTATGGAGGGGGGATGTTTCGTCACCAGACCCTTCTGCCATTTATGTCGCACTTGCAGGGGTCATTGTCATGGGCGGTGTCTCCATCTACAATCATCGGTTGGCCAAAAAAACGAAGAGTCTGGCATTAAAGGCAGTGGCAAAGGACAATCTGTCTGATGCTTTGGTCAGCATAGGTGCAGCTGTAGGGATTTTAGGAGCTGCTCTTTATATCACATGGTTAGATCCTGCTGCTGCAGTCATTGTCGGTTGTGTGATTTTAAAAACGGCATGGGATATTTTCTCAGAAGCCACCCATATGCTCACAGACGGCTTTCAAACGGATCGGCTTGAGGAGTATCATACGATCATATCAAACGTGTCAGGTGTTAAAAAAACGACGGATATTAAAGCAAGAATGTACGGCAATCAAGCGGTCGTTGATGTGACAATTGAAGTGGATAAAGATATTTCAGTAGAAGAAAGCCACCGCATTACCGATGACATAGAGGACCAGATGCATCAATCGTATGGGGTTGAAATGACACATATTCATATTGAGCCTAACGAAACAGAAGAGCATAAATGA
- a CDS encoding pyridoxamine 5'-phosphate oxidase family protein — protein sequence MNQQELKKHIMTILDAHQVGTLATINDGKPYTRYMTFFNKAFTLYTPTSKSTHKVDHIEQNPNVHILLGYEGDGYNDSFVEIEAVAEIEEDQETKKSLWNEKLGHYLSGPDDPNYVVIRCKPNSIRYMNAGKETPLELDF from the coding sequence GTGAACCAGCAAGAACTAAAGAAACATATAATGACGATTCTCGATGCCCATCAAGTAGGAACGTTGGCAACGATTAATGACGGCAAACCATACACGCGCTACATGACATTTTTTAATAAGGCGTTCACATTGTATACGCCAACAAGCAAATCGACACATAAGGTGGATCATATTGAACAAAACCCTAATGTCCATATTCTTCTTGGGTACGAAGGCGATGGGTACAACGATTCCTTCGTCGAAATTGAAGCCGTAGCAGAAATTGAAGAGGATCAAGAAACAAAAAAATCACTTTGGAATGAAAAACTAGGTCATTACTTATCTGGACCAGACGACCCGAATTATGTCGTCATTCGCTGTAAACCTAACAGCATCCGGTACATGAATGCAGGGAAAGAAACACCGCTCGAATTGGACTTCTAA
- a CDS encoding metal ABC transporter solute-binding protein, Zn/Mn family, with translation MNLRKLASVAFALPLVLWGCSNNNGEATSTANTGIESTDTLTIYTTIFPLQDFAQKIGGDYVDVKSVYPPGTDAHTFDPSSKEMIELADADLFIYNGVQLEPFADAAVETLQSEDVAILEATEGVDLISSHGHEDGEAHDHSAEEDSHDHSAEEHDHAEGETAHDHSAEEDSHDHSAEEHDHAEGETAHDHDGEKHSHSAEEETHDHSDAEHDHSTEESQHNHVHGEFDPHAWLDPIRAIEMAENIKDELVTLMPVQEEAFNENFETLKAQLMELDEEMHSMVESKEDPVILVSHAAYGYWESHYGIIQISITGLSPTQEPSQQQLLDIIAEAQEHSIEYVLFEQSVTPRVAETIQNEIGAESLTLNNMEVVTEEDIQAGEDYVSIMQMNIELLDKAMK, from the coding sequence ATGAATCTTCGCAAGCTAGCTTCCGTCGCCTTTGCGTTACCGTTGGTGCTATGGGGTTGCAGCAACAATAATGGAGAGGCAACGTCAACCGCAAATACAGGAATCGAATCTACAGATACGCTAACGATATACACGACCATCTTTCCATTACAGGACTTCGCACAAAAAATTGGCGGCGACTACGTAGATGTGAAAAGTGTTTATCCACCAGGTACTGATGCGCATACGTTTGATCCCTCTTCAAAGGAAATGATTGAACTTGCGGATGCCGACCTTTTCATTTATAACGGCGTTCAGCTTGAACCCTTTGCAGATGCTGCCGTCGAGACATTACAGAGTGAAGACGTTGCCATCTTAGAAGCAACAGAAGGAGTGGACCTGATTTCAAGCCATGGCCATGAGGATGGCGAAGCTCATGACCACTCTGCCGAAGAAGACTCGCATGATCACTCTGCTGAAGAGCATGACCATGCTGAGGGTGAAACGGCTCATGACCACTCTGCCGAAGAAGACTCGCACGATCACTCTGCTGAGGAGCATGACCATGCCGAGGGTGAAACGGCTCATGACCATGATGGTGAGAAACACTCGCATTCCGCTGAAGAGGAAACACACGACCATTCTGATGCTGAACACGATCATTCTACTGAAGAATCTCAGCATAACCACGTTCATGGTGAATTTGATCCACACGCGTGGCTTGATCCAATCCGTGCCATCGAAATGGCGGAAAATATTAAAGATGAACTTGTGACACTCATGCCGGTGCAAGAAGAAGCCTTCAACGAAAACTTCGAAACCCTCAAGGCCCAGCTTATGGAGCTCGATGAGGAAATGCACAGTATGGTGGAGTCAAAAGAAGACCCCGTCATTCTTGTGTCGCATGCTGCGTATGGATACTGGGAAAGCCATTATGGCATTATACAAATCAGCATTACCGGACTTTCTCCAACCCAAGAGCCATCACAGCAACAACTGCTTGATATTATTGCAGAGGCGCAAGAACACTCCATTGAATACGTGCTGTTTGAACAAAGTGTAACGCCCCGTGTAGCCGAAACGATCCAAAACGAGATTGGGGCAGAATCACTCACATTAAATAACATGGAAGTCGTCACAGAGGAAGATATCCAAGCCGGTGAAGACTATGTTTCAATTATGCAAATGAATATTGAACTCTTAGACAAAGCCATGAAATAA
- a CDS encoding secondary thiamine-phosphate synthase enzyme YjbQ, whose amino-acid sequence MLIKKTIQTSQRDQFKEITGAVQREVSLQDMTSGVVIVYCPHTTAGITINENADPDVVHDMLLAWDEVYPWHHPKYKHAEGNTASHLKASTVGASQHVIVEDGKLLLGTWQGIYFCEFDGPRNRTYYIKMM is encoded by the coding sequence ATGCTCATCAAAAAAACCATTCAAACCTCTCAGCGCGATCAATTTAAAGAGATCACTGGGGCGGTGCAAAGGGAAGTATCTTTACAGGATATGACGAGTGGCGTGGTCATTGTTTATTGTCCACATACCACGGCAGGGATTACGATTAACGAAAATGCAGACCCTGATGTGGTTCATGATATGCTGTTGGCATGGGATGAAGTATACCCTTGGCATCACCCAAAGTATAAGCATGCAGAAGGAAACACCGCGTCCCATTTAAAGGCTAGCACGGTAGGGGCATCACAGCATGTCATTGTGGAGGATGGGAAACTGCTGCTTGGCACATGGCAAGGGATTTATTTTTGTGAGTTTGATGGACCTAGAAACAGAACGTATTACATAAAAATGATGTAA
- a CDS encoding OsmC family protein, producing the protein MNFQMTESGFTTTFEHGNIHISGDETQGFRPYQLLVSSIAVCSGGVLRKVLEKRRMVVDDIQLSAEVQRNEEEANRVEAIHLHFRMKGVDLDEEKIRKSLDITFKNCSMAQSVKDSIRLTDSFEIVS; encoded by the coding sequence GTGAACTTTCAAATGACGGAGAGTGGTTTTACAACGACGTTCGAACACGGCAATATCCACATTTCCGGTGACGAAACGCAAGGGTTTCGCCCGTATCAGCTTCTCGTTTCTTCCATAGCTGTATGCAGTGGAGGTGTTCTGCGTAAAGTTCTAGAGAAACGTAGAATGGTCGTTGATGACATTCAACTCTCGGCAGAGGTTCAACGAAACGAAGAAGAAGCCAACCGTGTCGAAGCGATTCATTTGCACTTTCGGATGAAAGGCGTCGATCTTGATGAGGAGAAAATACGCAAAAGCTTGGACATTACATTTAAAAATTGTTCAATGGCACAATCGGTGAAGGACAGTATCCGTCTGACGGACTCCTTTGAAATTGTTTCATAG
- a CDS encoding pyridoxal phosphate-dependent aminotransferase, giving the protein MKHFPKAAALDRLPDQFFAALSGKVRQKQLAGHDIINLGQGNPDQPTPTHIVKALQAAAGNPLYHKYPPFSGYDFLKDAAATFYEREYGVALDAKSEVAVLFGGKTGLVELSQCLLNEGDVALVPDPGYPDYWSGIALAGAKMHEMPLLEENQFLPDYNSIPHETAEKAKMMFLNYPNNPTAATADEAFFEKTVRFADAHDICVIHDFAYGAIGSHGEKPRSFMQTPGAKDVGIEIYTLSKTYNMAGWRVAFAVGHPDIIRYIELLQDHYYVSLFGGIQEAAATALLGPQDCVQQLVATYDERRTALIRSFQKAGWPLPEPKGSFFAWVPIPKEYTSSVAFANDLLDNANIAVAPGVGFGKHGEGYVRIGLLTDPSVIEEAVRRMTKVDVFK; this is encoded by the coding sequence ATGAAACATTTTCCTAAAGCAGCTGCCCTTGACCGACTCCCTGATCAATTTTTTGCAGCTTTGTCAGGCAAAGTACGCCAAAAGCAACTGGCAGGTCACGATATTATTAATTTAGGTCAAGGCAATCCTGATCAGCCCACCCCTACCCATATTGTCAAAGCATTACAGGCGGCGGCAGGTAACCCTTTGTATCATAAATACCCACCCTTTTCAGGCTATGATTTTCTAAAAGACGCGGCGGCAACCTTCTACGAGAGAGAATATGGCGTTGCGCTCGACGCGAAAAGCGAGGTTGCTGTTCTGTTCGGTGGCAAAACGGGACTGGTTGAGTTAAGTCAGTGCTTGCTGAATGAAGGTGATGTGGCTCTCGTGCCAGATCCGGGTTATCCAGATTATTGGTCTGGCATTGCCTTAGCCGGCGCAAAGATGCATGAGATGCCTTTACTTGAGGAAAACCAGTTCCTTCCTGACTACAACAGTATTCCTCATGAAACTGCGGAGAAAGCAAAAATGATGTTTTTAAACTATCCGAACAATCCAACAGCAGCCACAGCGGATGAGGCATTTTTCGAGAAGACCGTGCGCTTTGCTGATGCTCATGATATTTGCGTAATTCATGATTTCGCATACGGTGCTATCGGCAGCCATGGAGAAAAACCGCGTAGCTTTATGCAAACGCCTGGTGCGAAAGACGTTGGCATAGAAATCTATACGCTTTCAAAAACATATAACATGGCAGGCTGGCGTGTGGCTTTTGCGGTTGGCCATCCTGACATTATTCGCTACATTGAGCTTTTACAGGACCATTATTATGTGAGCTTGTTTGGCGGCATTCAAGAAGCGGCTGCGACGGCTCTTCTTGGTCCTCAAGATTGTGTGCAGCAACTTGTCGCCACTTATGATGAGCGACGTACGGCACTCATCAGATCGTTCCAAAAGGCAGGCTGGCCTCTTCCCGAACCAAAGGGATCATTTTTTGCTTGGGTTCCTATTCCTAAAGAATATACGTCCAGCGTTGCTTTCGCGAATGACTTATTGGATAACGCCAATATCGCTGTTGCCCCTGGCGTCGGCTTCGGTAAGCATGGAGAAGGCTATGTTCGCATCGGCTTGTTAACTGATCCTTCCGTTATTGAAGAAGCCGTGCGGCGCATGACCAAAGTCGACGTTTTCAAATAG
- a CDS encoding glycerol-3-phosphate responsive antiterminator: MEREMKTKQDVTERLTTLRKIASLKEIKWIERAVQAHIASVFMMTGSLSTVKRYVDLFHSHGVPVFLHVDRLGGLVSDRQGIEYLANHIRPTGIISSKGKVIRIAAHYRLLTVQRMVLMDQESVDKSIASIQEFEPDFVQVMPAILPEWLERIHKQVPQVALIAGGLIDNQSQMQAAIKAGALAVSTSSPSLWDHPLPSIVPRAKPGQ, encoded by the coding sequence TTGGAAAGAGAAATGAAAACAAAGCAGGATGTCACGGAACGATTAACGACGCTACGAAAAATTGCTTCTTTAAAAGAAATTAAATGGATTGAGCGTGCCGTTCAAGCACATATCGCTAGCGTGTTTATGATGACGGGTTCCCTTAGCACGGTAAAGCGATATGTTGATCTTTTTCATTCTCATGGAGTCCCAGTCTTTTTGCATGTTGATCGTCTCGGAGGTTTAGTGTCGGACCGTCAAGGCATTGAGTACCTTGCCAATCATATTCGTCCAACAGGCATCATTTCCTCAAAAGGAAAGGTCATTCGCATTGCCGCCCATTACCGACTGCTAACTGTACAGAGAATGGTTTTGATGGATCAAGAAAGTGTCGATAAGAGCATTGCTAGCATACAAGAATTTGAGCCTGATTTTGTTCAAGTCATGCCTGCGATTTTGCCGGAATGGCTGGAACGCATTCATAAGCAGGTTCCACAGGTCGCGTTAATTGCCGGAGGGTTAATTGACAACCAAAGCCAAATGCAGGCTGCGATTAAAGCAGGGGCTTTGGCCGTATCTACGTCCTCACCAAGTCTGTGGGACCACCCTCTTCCATCCATTGTTCCCAGAGCTAAGCCTGGCCAATAA
- a CDS encoding DsbA family protein yields the protein MKQRGWIMVIVLAIVVVGFIAIVVLNNQSNGSNANGGSGMYTGQGDPEAFAELYSEQPVLGDENAPVQIVQFGDYKCPACKNFEEQLVPIIKQEYVDTGKAQFYFMNYPFLGDDAAILASYAEAVYATLGNDAFWTYNSAVYERQGDERLAWGNDEFNQTLIQELFSEEEATQVLEAYESGDFADIVADEKAFAESQGVTGTPSLFINGKKVEMDNLEQVADLNKLVEEAATNG from the coding sequence TTGAAACAGCGTGGATGGATAATGGTCATTGTACTTGCAATAGTTGTTGTAGGTTTTATAGCGATCGTCGTATTAAACAATCAGTCAAACGGGTCTAATGCAAATGGTGGAAGTGGAATGTATACGGGACAAGGAGATCCAGAGGCATTTGCAGAATTATATAGTGAACAGCCTGTGCTTGGAGATGAGAATGCACCAGTTCAAATTGTGCAATTTGGCGACTATAAGTGTCCAGCATGTAAAAATTTCGAGGAGCAACTTGTTCCGATTATTAAGCAGGAATATGTGGATACAGGAAAAGCACAGTTTTATTTTATGAACTATCCGTTCCTTGGTGATGACGCAGCTATTCTGGCTTCATACGCCGAAGCTGTCTATGCGACGTTAGGGAATGACGCTTTTTGGACGTACAACAGCGCAGTGTATGAGCGTCAGGGAGATGAACGGCTCGCATGGGGCAATGATGAATTTAACCAAACCCTCATTCAGGAGCTCTTCAGCGAGGAAGAAGCTACACAGGTGTTGGAAGCTTACGAATCCGGTGATTTTGCCGACATTGTTGCTGATGAAAAGGCGTTTGCTGAGTCGCAAGGAGTGACTGGAACGCCATCTCTCTTTATCAATGGAAAAAAAGTGGAGATGGATAATCTCGAGCAAGTTGCAGATTTAAATAAACTAGTCGAAGAAGCAGCAACCAATGGGTAA
- a CDS encoding TlpA family protein disulfide reductase → MKLREELPELDGATTWLNGDLTKSDLVGDKPTLIHFWSVSCGLCKEAMPNVNQFRDDYKDKLNVVAVHMPRSEKDLDLDQIKAVADEHEITQPIFVDNAHKLTDAFDNQYVPAYYVFDADGKLRHFQAGGGGMKMLTKRVNRVLGETE, encoded by the coding sequence ATGAAATTGCGCGAAGAATTGCCAGAACTTGATGGAGCGACAACATGGTTGAATGGAGACCTTACAAAATCCGACCTTGTAGGAGATAAGCCTACACTCATTCACTTCTGGTCGGTAAGCTGTGGCCTATGTAAAGAAGCCATGCCAAACGTGAACCAATTCAGAGACGATTACAAAGATAAGTTGAATGTGGTTGCTGTTCACATGCCACGCTCTGAAAAAGACCTTGACCTTGATCAAATTAAGGCTGTCGCGGATGAGCATGAAATTACTCAGCCTATATTTGTAGATAATGCGCATAAGTTAACAGATGCCTTTGACAACCAATACGTTCCTGCCTATTACGTGTTTGATGCAGATGGGAAGCTTCGTCACTTCCAGGCAGGTGGCGGTGGCATGAAAATGCTCACGAAACGTGTCAACCGAGTGCTAGGCGAAACGGAATAA
- a CDS encoding zf-HC2 domain-containing protein — MSPHVTKKRLNSYLHKRLSETEEQEVELHLYSCDDCLTMYMDEVQGLHNEKETDEADLSWLATFPKEMGT; from the coding sequence ATGAGCCCTCATGTGACAAAAAAACGATTAAACAGCTACTTGCACAAACGGCTGTCTGAAACAGAGGAGCAAGAAGTAGAGCTCCATTTATATAGCTGTGACGACTGTCTGACGATGTATATGGATGAAGTGCAGGGATTGCATAATGAAAAAGAGACAGATGAGGCCGACCTTTCATGGCTGGCAACCTTCCCGAAGGAAATGGGCACGTAA
- a CDS encoding YihY/virulence factor BrkB family protein translates to MAFAKELFAKIGKDEITALAASLAYFFLLSLFPFLIFAVALLAYMPISYTDVFEAIQSYAPGDTLSVVEKNLEEIMAANSTSLLSFGIVGALWSASVGLNGLMKALNRAYEVEENRSFVHARGLSILLTVSMFLVLIIALLLPVFGKEIGVFIFSYLNLSATFLDIWSLLRWVVSSVIIFIVFSFLLWTAPNLRLSYKDVLPGAAFSAIGWQLSSLAFSFYVNNVNNYQGTYGSLGGIIVLMVWLYLSGLVILVGGEINALIRRRRHERITTVR, encoded by the coding sequence ATGGCTTTTGCAAAAGAACTGTTTGCCAAAATCGGGAAAGATGAAATCACAGCGTTAGCCGCGTCATTAGCCTACTTTTTTTTGCTGTCGCTATTTCCATTTCTTATTTTTGCTGTCGCTTTGCTTGCCTACATGCCTATTTCCTATACGGATGTGTTTGAAGCCATTCAAAGCTATGCCCCAGGAGATACGCTCTCTGTTGTGGAGAAAAACCTAGAGGAGATTATGGCAGCGAACAGCACGAGCTTGCTGTCCTTTGGAATCGTGGGGGCACTCTGGAGTGCCTCTGTTGGTTTAAATGGACTAATGAAAGCGCTGAATCGGGCATACGAAGTGGAAGAAAACCGTTCCTTTGTTCATGCAAGAGGGCTTAGCATTTTATTGACCGTCAGTATGTTTCTCGTCCTCATTATTGCTTTATTGCTCCCCGTTTTCGGGAAAGAAATTGGCGTTTTTATTTTTTCCTATTTGAATTTATCCGCTACTTTTCTAGACATTTGGTCTTTGTTGCGTTGGGTTGTCAGCTCGGTCATTATTTTTATCGTTTTTTCATTTTTGCTGTGGACCGCGCCAAACCTACGCTTGTCCTACAAAGACGTTCTGCCTGGAGCTGCATTTTCAGCAATTGGCTGGCAATTGTCATCTCTTGCTTTCTCTTTTTATGTGAATAACGTGAACAACTACCAGGGGACGTACGGGAGTCTCGGTGGCATCATCGTCTTAATGGTTTGGCTGTATTTGTCAGGCCTTGTGATTTTAGTTGGCGGAGAAATAAATGCCTTGATTCGGAGGCGCCGCCATGAACGAATCACAACCGTTCGATAG
- a CDS encoding Fur family transcriptional regulator — MNVQKAITILKDKGFKYTTKREDLLSLFAKNNGYLTARQVLETLKPDYPGLSFDTIYRNLYLFEELDILETTELNGEKMFRLSCGTNEHHHHFICLDCGKTVALHACPMPSIEAKEHLDKFEITGHKFEIYGKCNHCIEHPVSS, encoded by the coding sequence GTGAATGTCCAAAAAGCCATAACAATTTTAAAAGATAAAGGGTTTAAATACACGACGAAACGTGAGGATTTATTGTCTTTATTCGCCAAAAACAATGGCTACTTAACGGCAAGGCAAGTCCTTGAAACATTAAAACCAGACTATCCTGGATTGAGTTTTGACACCATTTATCGAAACCTTTATTTGTTTGAGGAGCTCGACATCCTCGAAACGACTGAGCTGAACGGTGAAAAAATGTTTCGACTGTCGTGTGGCACAAACGAGCACCATCACCATTTTATTTGTTTGGACTGTGGCAAGACGGTAGCGTTGCATGCTTGCCCAATGCCATCAATCGAAGCAAAAGAGCATCTCGACAAATTTGAGATTACAGGTCATAAATTTGAGATTTACGGAAAATGCAATCATTGCATTGAACACCCCGTTTCCTCATAA
- a CDS encoding MFS transporter, whose amino-acid sequence MQSLRARYWLLVSLVFVSGFTQGMLLPLLAILLEQRGVPSYINGMHATGLYIGVLIASPFLEKPLQRFGYKPLITIGTLTMIVSLLLFPVWDGLWFWFVLRLVIGIGDNMLHFATQTWITSTSEKDKLGRSIAFYGLSFGFGFAVGPLMTRFIDYSMFLPFFLAAGIITIIWLLFLGVRNERPGQDEASGNAMSSIARFGSTLRYAWIALLPPLGYGLLEATLHSSFPVFGMRQGMAIEDISFILPMFALGGMVSQLPLGMLSDRFGRRPILLLVHFGGFLSFLSAIFFGADTLALALCFFTAGLFLGSTFSLGISYMTDLLPKNLLPAGNILCGVSFSLGSISGPFMSGLFIEAFGGHSFFYTISFPMLIIFICIFLGKRRRHLAET is encoded by the coding sequence ATGCAATCCCTACGAGCTAGGTATTGGCTGCTTGTTAGCCTTGTCTTTGTGTCAGGCTTCACTCAAGGGATGCTGCTCCCTTTACTAGCGATTCTTTTAGAACAGCGCGGCGTCCCCTCATATATTAATGGAATGCATGCTACAGGGCTGTACATAGGGGTATTGATCGCTTCTCCTTTTTTGGAAAAACCACTACAGCGATTTGGGTATAAGCCACTGATTACTATCGGAACGCTAACAATGATTGTTTCTTTGCTTTTGTTTCCAGTATGGGATGGTCTTTGGTTCTGGTTTGTGCTTCGCCTCGTCATTGGTATTGGCGACAACATGCTGCATTTCGCTACACAGACTTGGATCACTTCGACTTCTGAAAAAGATAAACTCGGTCGTAGCATCGCTTTTTATGGACTGAGCTTTGGCTTCGGCTTCGCTGTTGGTCCTTTAATGACCCGCTTCATTGATTACAGCATGTTTCTCCCATTTTTCCTTGCTGCCGGCATCATTACGATCATATGGCTACTGTTTTTAGGTGTACGCAACGAACGTCCGGGTCAGGATGAAGCTTCGGGAAATGCGATGAGTTCCATCGCGCGTTTCGGATCAACGTTGCGATACGCTTGGATTGCACTTCTTCCCCCATTAGGCTATGGATTATTGGAAGCGACACTTCATTCAAGCTTCCCTGTCTTTGGGATGAGACAAGGAATGGCGATCGAAGACATTTCCTTTATTCTTCCAATGTTTGCTTTAGGCGGAATGGTGTCACAACTCCCCCTCGGTATGCTCAGTGATCGTTTTGGGAGAAGACCTATCTTATTGCTTGTGCATTTTGGAGGCTTTTTATCCTTTTTATCAGCAATCTTTTTTGGCGCAGATACGCTTGCTCTTGCTCTCTGCTTTTTTACGGCAGGTCTTTTTCTCGGTTCGACATTTTCCTTGGGTATTAGTTACATGACGGATTTGCTTCCTAAAAATCTTCTCCCAGCAGGAAATATTCTTTGTGGGGTAAGCTTCAGTCTAGGGAGTATCTCTGGGCCGTTTATGAGTGGACTGTTTATTGAAGCATTTGGTGGCCATAGCTTTTTTTACACAATATCTTTCCCGATGCTGATCATTTTTATATGCATTTTCTTAGGCAAACGTCGGCGACACTTGGCCGAGACGTAG